CCTGCGGCGACCAGAACACCACGTCGCCGGTGACGGCGCCCGGCGCCGAGAAATCCACCAAAACCAAGGTGCTGGAAGCCGGCGCCGACGTGCTCCAGGGCAAGGCCCCGCTGCGCCAGCTGGATATGTACCTCAACGGGTTTCACTTCTACGGCGGCAACATGAAGGGCCAGATGGAGGCCCACCACTTCTGCCAGAAGCTGAATGAAGACGTGACCCAGTGCGTGATTTACGACGGCAACGGGGCCGGAGCCAAGATTATGGGCATCGAGTACATCGTGTCGCGGCGCTTGTTTGAGCAGCTGCCCGAAGCCGAGAAAAAGCTCTGGCACAGCCACGCCTACGAGGTGAAGTCGGGTACGCTGGTGGCGCCGGGCCTGCCCGACGTGGCCGAGCACGAGCTGATGGAGCAGATTGTGAGCACCTACGGCAAAACCTTGCACACCTGGCACACCGACCGCGACAAGGAATTGCCCTTCGGCGCGCCCCAATTGATGATGGGCTTCACTAAAGACGGCCAGGCCGACACTGCCATGGTAGCCCAGCGCGACCAGCGCCTGAACGTGTCGAGCCGGGAAAAGCGCCGCCAGCGCGCCGACATCCAAGCCCCGCCCGTGCTACCCGGCGCCGACGCCTGGGAGAAAGGCGAAGTGCGGCAGTTTGACGTAGTAGACCACGCCACCCCCGGCCACGCGCACTGAGTCTGCTGGTAGCGCGGGCTTCAGCTCGCCGCTCTTTCGGGTGGCTGTGGTATCTTATCGGGGAGCGGCGGGCCGAAGCCCGTGCTACCATCGTTTTACCGCGTATTGCACCATGCCTACTCCCATTCCCAAGAAAATCCTGGCTCGCCAGCACGAAATCACCGCCGACTTCCGGCGCGAGGTAGACCAGCACCTGGCCGACATCGTGGCGGGCAGGGCCACGGAGATGTGGGAAATCCGGGATTTGGCGGCCCGGCTTTGCATTCATCCCACCCACCTGAGCAACACCGTCAAGCTCACCACCGGCCACTCGCCCTGCACTTATTTCGAAGCACGCATCATGGATATAGCCCGGCAGCAGCTCCAGGACCCCCACCGCTCCGTAGCCGACATTGCCCAGGGCCTCACCTTCGACCCTTCCAACTTCACCAAGTTTTTCAAGCGGTTTGAGGGCTGCACGCCCTTGCAGTACCGCGAGCGGGTGCGGGCCGAGCAGCGGGCGGCCCCGGCCGAAAAAACGGAAACAGTCACCATTTAATCTGAACTTCTCACCATGCCGGCGGCCCGGTGGCCCGCCATCTTTGGGGTGTTCATCACACACTGACTATTTCCCATGAGCACCACCACAATAGCCCTCGTAACGGGCGGCAGCCGCGGCCTGGGCCGCAACAGCGCCCTGCACCTGGCCCAGGCCGGCCACGACATCGTGCTGACGTACCGCACCCGCGCCGAAGAGGCCCAGCAGGCCGTGGCCGACATTCAGGCCCTGGGCCGCCAAGCTGTGGCCCTGCCGCTGGATACGGGTGTCAGCAGCTCGTTTCCGGCGTTTGCCGAGGCCCTGCGCGCCCAGCTTCGCCAGCACTGGCAGCGCGACACCTTCAACTTCCTCATCAACAACGCCGGCCACGACGCGCCCGCGCCCTTTGCCGAAACCACCGAGGAGCAGTTCGACGGCCTGCTCAACGTGCACTTCAAAGGCGTATACTTCCTGACCCAGCAACTGCTGCCCCTGCTGGCCGATGGCGGCGCCATCGTGAACTTCTCGACCGGCCTGGCCCGGTTTACCACGCCTGGCTACTCGGCGTATGCCTCGATGAAAGGCGCCATTGAAACGCTGACGAAGTACCTGGCCAAGGAGCTAGGCAGCCGCGGCATCCGGGCCAATATCGTAGCGCCGGGCATCGTCAAAACCGACTTCACCAAGGCCGCCCGCGAGGCGCACCCGCAGCTGGAGCAGTACATGAGCGGCAACACCGCGTTGGGCCGCATCGGGGAGCCCGACGACATTGGCCCCGTCGTCTCCTTCCTGTGCTCCGATGCCGCCCGCTGGGTGAATGCCCAGCGCCTGGAGGCCTCGGGCGGGTACTCCCTGTAACACACGCTGTAGCTTGTGCTGATCGGCGACAAGCACCACCAGCGTGTTCGGCCACGTACTCCCTGTAGCACACGCTTTAGCTTGTGCCCGGAAAAGATTCGCCTGGGCGACTTTCGGCATTGATTTGTCACCGAGGTGCCCGCTGCCCTTTCTGAACAGGGCAGCGGGCACACGCGGGTGGAACGGTTAGGGGCGCACGGCGGCCACCGTGGTGTCGGCTATGGAAAGCTGGATGGGCGAGGTAGTTAGGTCGAGGACGCCGGTGGTATGGCGCCCTTTCACCGTGATGTGCAGGTCGTAGCGTTGCGCGGGCAGCTCTTGCAGCGACGTAAGGCTGAAGGCCGGGCCCAGGGCGGTAAGGCAGATTTCGGGCGCTTTAGCACCCGTGTAGTCTAGCCGCAGCGTGTTGCCTTGGCGCTGCAACGTAGTCAGCAGCTCGTAGTTGGCGCAGGAATACTCCTCTGAATCGGTGCTACGTAGCTCCCGGGGAGAAGTAGTGCCGGGTGCAGGCGACTTAACGGACAGAAAAACGCGGTAATTCGATGACGGCTTGGGTTCGTTGTCCGAACTTTCTTTGCAGCTGGTGGCTCCTGCCAGCAGGAGGCCCAGCAGGGCCGGGGTGATTTTATTTTTCATAAATCAAGGTTAAGTAGGAGTTGCTTTACTTGGTAGAGTCATCAGTTGATGCATAGGTTGCAAGGCACGACAGTAAAAAAGCCCGTTTCTCCACGGAGAAACGGGCTTTGCTGGTGGCTGGTGAACTACGGAACTAGCTCACACCCGGAACAGCGGGCGGGCCGGGTTCCAGATGCCCCACGGAATCATCAGGAGCACCAGTACCAGGGCTATAGCGAACCAGATGAAGGCCTTCTTGTGCTTGAGCACGGGGTCGGTGGCTCGCTTGGAAAGGCTGCGGCCCACCTGGGCGGCCACCACAGCCAGCACCATGGTGATGATGTGCTCAACACCCCAAAAGCGCAGCTGCGGGTCTTTCATGGCGGCACCCATACCGTTTTCCATAGCTTTCAGACCCAAGGGGCTCAGGCCGAAATACAGCAGCAAGCCCAGCAGCAGCTGCAAGTGCATCGACCCCACGAAGGCGGCGCCCATGCCGTTGTCGGCGCCGGCCCAGGGGCGGCGGCCCTGCCAGCCACCAAAGGCGCGGAACAAGGCAATCAGGCCAAAGACGACAACAAGCCAGCGGGTCCAGGAGTGCAGCAGCAGGACGGTTGGGTACATAAAGTGAAAAAGTGGGGGAGTGGTTGAAACGCGGTAAAGGTACGCACGGACGTCATTGGGCAAGCAGAAAACACGCTGCTGCCAGCTCGTCATGCTGATAGACGGTCATGCTGAGCTTGCTGAAGCATCTCTACCGCTTCGTTGCTGCTCTAGTTGATTAGCCCGCGGTAGAGATGCTTCGACTTCGCCTCCGGCTCCGCTCAGCATGACAATAGCACCACTACGTCAGCGCGTCAAATTTCCTACCCGCTCAGAACAAAGTGAGGCTCTGCTAGGACTGCGACGACTCGAACAGGGTGGGGGCGGGCTCGTGCTTGTGGCCTTCGAAGAAAAAGCACTTCTCTTGCACAAACAGTTCGCCCTCCTGGCGCAGAATGGCGATGTTGTTGATGGTGAGCTTGAGGTTGAACGTCTGCGTATTCAGGTATTGCAGCACGGGCCCCAGCAGCTCGGGCGTGGTGTCGTGCAGGGCCAGCGAAATATGGGGCAGCCAGCAGTCGGGCCCGCTGAACTTGTCGGTGCGTAGGCACAGGGGCTTGGTGGCCTGCGTAATGCGGTAGTGAAGCTGGTTGAGAGCGTCGGAGCGCAGCACCGGAATGTAAATAACCGGATTAGGACCCGGAAACAGCCCCAGCCCGGTGGTATGCGCCACGAAGGGCTTGGTGGTGTGGGCCACTTCACGCAGCACTTTTTTCAGGGAAGACAGCTTGCGCACCCCTGCCAGCTGGTAGGTGATGTGCGGGTCGGGAGTGGCCTGCACGTCATCGAGGCCAAATTCTACTTCCAGGCTTTTGATAATGCGGTTGATTCGTTCCGCATTCTGGGGGTTGAGCAGGGAGGTTATGGCTAGCATCGGCAAGGAAACGGGTAGCGCCATGAGCAAGGTAGACGGCAGGTGCTATGTACGTTGCGCGCCCAACATTAGGCTATCGGGGGCGGCGTGAATGCCGGCAGCAGAGGCAGAATGTGGAGCGTGAAGAGCTGATGCATGGCCTCCTGCAGCCGGTCGATGGTGGTGTTCCAGTAGCCGGCACAGGGGCCGCCGCTGCTGTGCTCCTGCCCGGCGTAGCGCAAGGTAAACCGCGGCCAGTCGCCGTCGAGCAGCACGTAGCTGCCCTCCACGGTTTCGGGCAGAGCAAAGAAGTCGATTTCCTGCGTGACCAATCGAAACAAGGTTTCGGTGTCGCGGGGCGGCAACTCCAGGCTTAAGTCTACGGCGCCGTGCAGCCAGGAATAGTACTGCAACGTGCACACTTTCCCGGACCGCTGCACCTGCACTATCTCCGGGCCTGGAGTTGGCAGAACGTAGTTTTCGTACCGGAAAAGAAAGTCGGAGAGCATAGTAGCCGTAGTAGGAGTAGTAAGTACAATCAACTCGGAATAGTTTAAAATGCCCGAAAGTTACCATTGCCTATAAGCAGGATACCGCGTAAGCAAGATGCAGCAGCCGGAGGAAATACTGGCTGGCGTTGGTGGGACGGGGCCGCAAAGGCGCTTATCTTAAAGCCCTCAACCCGACACGCTGCTCCTTTCTTTCTTCTATGAACCGCCGACTTTTCCTGCGTACCGGCTCCCTGGCCGGCCTGGCCGTGTCTACGCTCAGCCTCAGTGCCTGCTCCCGCGACACCGCCGCCACCCCGCCCCATACTGCCGACGAGGCGGCTGCCCCGCCCTTCGAGCTGCACGAAGCCACCATTGCCAGCCTACAAGAGAAGATGAGCAGCGGCCAGCTCACGGCTCGCCGCATCACCGAGCTGTACCTCAAGCGCATTGAGGATGTTGACCGGAATGGTCCCAAGCTCAACTCAGTCATCGAAGTCAACCCCGACGCCCTCACGCTGGCCGACCAGCTGGACCAGGAGCGCAAAGCTGGCAAGGTGCGCGGGCCGTTGCACGGTATTCCGGTGCTGGTGAAGGACAATATCGACACGGCCGACAAGCAGCAGACCACGGCCGGCTCCCTGGCCCTGGCCGGGCACCGGGCCCGGCAGGATGCGTTTATCGTGAAAAAGCTACGCGAAGCCGGGGCCGTGGTGCTGGGCAAAACCAACCTGAGCGAGTGGGCCAACTTCCGGTCCACGCGCAGCACCAGCGGCTGGAGCAGCCGCGGCAGCCAAACCAAAAACCCCTACATCCTGGACCGCACGCCCAGCGGCTCCAGCTCCGGCTCGGGCGTGGCCGTGGCCGCCAACCTGTGCGCCGTGGCCATCGGCACCGAAACCGACGGCTCGGTGGTGTCGCCGGCTTCCTGCAACGGCATTGTGGGCATCAAGCCCACCGTGGGGCTGCTGAGCCGCGCGGGCATCATCCCCATTTCCAGCACCCAGGACACGGCCGGCCCCATGGCCCGCACCGTCCGCGACGCAGCCGTGCTACTGGGCGCTCTGGCTGGGGTAGATACCGCCGACGCCGTAACCCAGGAAAGCCAGGGCAAAGCCCAACCCGATTACACGAAATTTCTGGACCCCAATGGCTTGCGCGGCAAGCGCCTCGGCGTGGAAAAAGGCCACCTCACTGGCTCCTCCGATGCCGTGCCGCTGCTCCGGCAGGCCGTGGAGCTGCTGCGGGCCCAGGGCGCCACGGTGGTAGAGGTGGAAGTAGAGAAGCTGACCGACCCGCTGGGCGAAGCCGAGTACGACGTGCTGCTCTACGAGTTCAAGGACGGCGTGAACAAGTACCTGGCTACGGCCGGCGCGCCGGTGAAAACCCTGGCCGACGTCATTGCCTTCAACTCCCGGAACAAGGCCAAGGTCATGCCGTTCTTCCAGCAGGAAATCCTGGAAGCCTCGCAGAAGCTGGAAGGCCTGGACAGCCCCAAGTACCAGGCCGCCCGCCGCAAGTCCCACGACGGAGCCCGCGCCGCCCTGGATAAGGTGCTGCGCACGGGCCGCCTCGATGGCCTCGTGGCCGTAACCAGCGGCCCTGCCACCGGCATCGACCTCATCAACGGCGACTCCTGGAAAGGGCCGGGCTTTTCGTCGCCGGCTGCCATGGCCGGCTACCCGCACATCACCGTGCCCATGGGCCAGGCCCACGGCCTGCCGGTGGGCTTGTCGTTTGTGGGCGGCGCCTACCAGGAAGGGCCCCTGCTGACCCTGGCCTACGCCTACGAGCAAGCCGCCAAGAAGCGGGCGGCCCCGGAGTTTCGCGGGCCGTTTGTGGGGTAGGGGCGCGTTGCTGTGCCCGCTAATTGTACCTCAGCTACGTATACCAGCAACCTTATGGCCGCTGTCACACACCTATCCCAACTCGACCTCACCCGCCGCTACACCTACGCCGACTACCTGACCTGGCAGTTTACAGACTGGGTAGAGCTTATTCGGGGCAGGGTGCGCCTGATGAGCCCCGCGCCACGCCGGCAGCATCAGGACATTTCCCGCAACATTGAATTACCCATCATGCAATTCCTGCGCGGGAAAAGCTGCCGAATGTATCACGCCCCGTTCGACGTGCGCTTAACCCGCAGCACTGCCAACGGCGACGCCAGCATCGAAACCGTAGTGCAGCCCGATATCTGTGTTGTCTGCGACCCGCAGAAGCTGGACGACCGCGGCTGCCTGGGCGCCCCCGACTGGATTATTGAAATCCTGAGCCCCGGCAACTTCGCCCGCGACACTAAGGAAAAATTTGACCTCTACGAAGAAGCTGGTGTGCGGGAATATTGGGTCGTAGCCCCAGGGCAAAAGAACGTTATCGTGTACCTACTCGGCGACGCCGGCCGTTACGAGCTGCGCGGGGAGTTCTACCAGCCCGGCCCCGTTCCGGTGGCCACGCTGCCGGAGCTTCGGATAGAGTGGGTGGAGGTGTTTGAGGGGGTGTAAATCAGAGCTAACTTGCACACCTTCTTCATTCCAGTGAGAAGTTAGGGTGTACCAGCACCCGCTTCTTGAAACCCCGGTCTGCGCCAACAGCCGGGGTTTCGCCGTTCATAGGCAACCGTGTTGGAGGGGTGTTCACCGTACGTTGCAGCGAAGGTAGGTTGGCTAAGGCTGAGTTGCAATGAACTGTTTCAGCGTCAACAGCACCCGCCTGTTTTAATCCGAAATCGGCCGCGCCCTCGCTTTCAAACCCCTACCTTTGCACCTTCATAGCAAAGTAGGATGATTTCCATTACTGACCTCGACTTTCACTTCGGCTCCCGCACCCTCTACGACAAGGCCAACCTCCACATCAAGCCCAAAGACAAGATCGGGCTGATTGGGCTGAACGGCAAGGGCAAATCGACGCTGCTGCGCCTGCTGGTGGGCGAGTACAAGCCCGACGGTGGCTCTATCTCCATGAGCAAGGACGTGACCCTGGGCTTCCTGAACCAGGACCTGCTCAGCTACGACTCGCACGAGCCTATCCTGGTAGTAGCCATGCAGGCCTTTGCCGAAGCCCTGGACATTCAGAAGAAGATAGACGCGGTGCTGCTGGAGTTTGAGCAGAACTACACCGACGAGCTGGTGGAAAAGCTGGCCGACTTGCAGGAGCGGTTTGAGGCCCTGGGCGGCTACACCATGCAGGCCCGCGCCGAGGAAATCCTGGAAGGCCTGGGCTTCACCACCGAAGAGCTGCAGAAGCCATTGAAGCAGTTTTCGGGGGGCTGGCGCATGCGCGTCATGCTGGCCAAGATTCTGTTGCAGCAACCCTCGCTGCTGCTCCTGGACGAGCCCACCAACCACCTGGACTTGCCCTCTATCCGCTGGATTGAAAACTACCTGGCCGGCTACGAAGGCGCCGTAGTCATCGTCTCGCACGACCGGGAGTTTCTGGACCGCACCACCAACACCACCGTGGAAGTGACGGGCGGCAAGCTGGTGCCCTACGCCGGCAACTACTCGTTTTACCTTGAAGAAAAAGAGGAGCGCAACGCTATTCAGAAGGGCGCCTTCGAGAATCAGCAGGCCCAGATTCGGCAGGCTGAGCGGTTTATTGAGCGGTTCAAGGCCAAGGCCTCGAAAGCCAAGCAGGCCCAGAGCCGGGTGAAGATGCTCGACAAGCTGGAGCGCATCGAGGACGTGGCCCAGGACGATGCCCGCGTGAACATCAAGTTCAATTTCACCGTGACGCCCGGCCGCCACATCCTGCGCATGGAGCACGTGGGCAAGAAGTACGGCGACAAGCTCATCTTCCGCGACACCCACGTGCACATCGAGCGAGGCGACAAAATCGCCCTCATCGGCGCCAACGGCAAGGGCAAGTCCACGCTGATGCGCTTGGTGGCCGGTACCGAGGCGCCCACCACCGGCAACCACCAGCTGGGCCACAACGTGATTATGGCCTTCTACGCCCAGCACCAGCTGGAAAGCCTGAACGTGGAAAACGAGATTCTGCAGGAAATGAACGAGGCCGGCTCCAAGCGCAACGAAATGGAGCTGCGCACGGTGCTGGGCTCCTTCCTGTTCACGGGCGACGAGGTGTACAAGAAAATCAAGGTGCTAAGCGGGGGTGAGAAAAGCCGCGTGGCCCTGGCCAAAACCCTGATTTCGGAAGCCAACTTCCTGCTGCTGGACGAACCGACCAACCACCTGGACATGCAGTCGGTGAACATCCTCATTCAGGCCCTGGAGCAGTACGAAGGCACCTACATCGTCATCAGCCACGACCGGTACTTCGTGGAAAACGTGGCTAACAAAATCTGGTACATCGAGGACTACCAGCTGAAAACCTACCCCGGCACCTACCACGAGTGGGAGCAATGGATGGACGAGCGGGACAAAGCCGCCAAGAAAGCCGCGCTAAACGCCCCAGCCACGGCTAAGCCCGCATCCAACCAAGGGTCAGCTAAACCGGAGCCCGCCAAGCAACCCAGCAGCAACGGCAGCACCTCCAAGCAGAAGCGGGAGCTGGAAGAAGTAGAACAGAAAATCGACGAGCGGGAAAAAGAGCTGGCTCTTTACGAAAAGCAACTGGCCGACCCGCAGATTTATCAGAATGCCGCCCAACTTAAAGACGCCACCTTGAAATTTGAGCAGGTGAAAAAAGAGCTGGCTCAACTGAATAGCCGTTGGGAAACGCTGGCGGAGATGTAGTCAGCAGGCTCAGTAAAACAGCAAGCCCCGCCCGAAGCTACGTGCTTCGGACGGGGCTTTTTGATTGGATTATAGTTTCGGGATTGGCTACAATAAGATAGCCGGGAGAATCGGAGAACCTTAATGAGCTAAGGTACTTTACGAGCTGGTCAGTAGGTTTGAATCCTGGTTAGCTTCAAGGAACCTTGAAATCTGCCAGATAGGTACCGATCATACATAATTAATCCTTCATCAGCATTCCAGTACGATTTATCACCATTTTCGTGTCGCATAACATAGGTTTTAAATGTTCCTTTAGGCACTACTATGGTTGTATCAATAGTGATGATATTATTCTTCGTGACGATGCTTCTGCCGCATCCATATTCTACAAGTTCCTGATTTAGGCGGGGTGCATTAGGGGCATATAGAAAATCAAATGTTTTTGACGAATTAATTATACCCCATCCGCAATTCTCGACTGCCCGACCATATAATCCTCCTTTCTTTACAACAATATCATGGTCGAGTATTCTAAAATATAATATATTATTAGTAGAGGTTGAGGTATTTAAAATATCCTCCTGAAATCTTTCGTGGATAATAATACGACGAGAATCCCTTATAGTATCGGTAGGCGTATAATAATCATAATATAATCTATTGCCAGCCTTTGCCCAACCAAATTTAATTTTTTTGTTTTCATCCTTGGTGCAGGAGCAAAGGCAAGCCAAGATGATAATGGTAGCGGTGTAAGCTAAATTTTGCATTTTGATTGGATTTAGGTACCACGTATTTAATATTTGTGTAGCATTCAGCAGGGGGCACCTGCAACTGAGCCTGGAGTTCAGCTTGGAGTAATGGTGGCCTACCTGGCCTCTTGAAACTGCTTCAATAGCCTACAACTATAGTCAATACTACCCATATATGAAACATCCACAGGCAGTATTTGAGCGCAGTTCGTCTTGCCGCTCACTACACACCGTAATGTCAATTAATAAAAAGGTAGCGCCATAGATAAAAGCCGGCAAGAAGGATGTAGCGAAGTGAGTGACCAGCGAAAGAAGCCAGCTGGGTAGGCAAAAGTATAAGAGTTCAGCTAGTCTGGCGCTTAGCACATCGTTGCCAGCTATTGTGCCGCCTCGACTACCTTGTTTATTGAAGCGTTTATTGAAGCATGAAATAAAAGCTTCGCGCTACATTCGTGCCTATGCGCCTTTCCTTACTTCCTCCGCTTCTGCTCCTTGCCGCCACGGCCTGCGTGCCGCTGGGTACGCCCATCACCGACCCCAACGCCGCCCGCCGGCCCGCCACGCCGGGGCAGCAGGCCGCTACCGAATACTACGCCGACAAAACCCTGCGCTACCAGGACTACACCTACGACCCCAATGTGCGGACGGTGCAGTGCTACGTGGCCACGGGCCAGCCCAACGAGGTGTTCAACCCGCCGGTGGTACCCATCACCCAGGAAGCGCCCGTCATGCTGGAGTTCGACGTGCTGGGCGGGCAGGGCGGGCGCCTCACGGCCAAGCTGGTGCACTGCGACGTGAACTGGCAGCCCTCGGTGCTGACGGACCTGCAATTTCTGGACGAAATCAACGAGCAGCTTATCACCGACTACCGGGCCTCCGTCAACACCCGGGTGCCGTACTTTCACTACCGGCTGCGGCTGCCGCGGGTGAAGCTGTCGGGCAACTACCTGTGGGTGGTGCAGGGGCCGGGCGGCACGCCCTTGCTGAGCCGCCGGGTACTGGTGTATGAGCAGGGTGGGGTAGAGGTGTTTCTGAAGCAGGGCATTCCGGTGGCCGGGCAGGAACGCTACACCCTGCAGCAGCTCGACTTC
This region of Hymenobacter sp. YIM 151500-1 genomic DNA includes:
- a CDS encoding Uma2 family endonuclease, yielding MAAVTHLSQLDLTRRYTYADYLTWQFTDWVELIRGRVRLMSPAPRRQHQDISRNIELPIMQFLRGKSCRMYHAPFDVRLTRSTANGDASIETVVQPDICVVCDPQKLDDRGCLGAPDWIIEILSPGNFARDTKEKFDLYEEAGVREYWVVAPGQKNVIVYLLGDAGRYELRGEFYQPGPVPVATLPELRIEWVEVFEGV
- a CDS encoding ABC-F family ATP-binding cassette domain-containing protein; this encodes MISITDLDFHFGSRTLYDKANLHIKPKDKIGLIGLNGKGKSTLLRLLVGEYKPDGGSISMSKDVTLGFLNQDLLSYDSHEPILVVAMQAFAEALDIQKKIDAVLLEFEQNYTDELVEKLADLQERFEALGGYTMQARAEEILEGLGFTTEELQKPLKQFSGGWRMRVMLAKILLQQPSLLLLDEPTNHLDLPSIRWIENYLAGYEGAVVIVSHDREFLDRTTNTTVEVTGGKLVPYAGNYSFYLEEKEERNAIQKGAFENQQAQIRQAERFIERFKAKASKAKQAQSRVKMLDKLERIEDVAQDDARVNIKFNFTVTPGRHILRMEHVGKKYGDKLIFRDTHVHIERGDKIALIGANGKGKSTLMRLVAGTEAPTTGNHQLGHNVIMAFYAQHQLESLNVENEILQEMNEAGSKRNEMELRTVLGSFLFTGDEVYKKIKVLSGGEKSRVALAKTLISEANFLLLDEPTNHLDMQSVNILIQALEQYEGTYIVISHDRYFVENVANKIWYIEDYQLKTYPGTYHEWEQWMDERDKAAKKAALNAPATAKPASNQGSAKPEPAKQPSSNGSTSKQKRELEEVEQKIDEREKELALYEKQLADPQIYQNAAQLKDATLKFEQVKKELAQLNSRWETLAEM
- a CDS encoding SDR family NAD(P)-dependent oxidoreductase produces the protein MSTTTIALVTGGSRGLGRNSALHLAQAGHDIVLTYRTRAEEAQQAVADIQALGRQAVALPLDTGVSSSFPAFAEALRAQLRQHWQRDTFNFLINNAGHDAPAPFAETTEEQFDGLLNVHFKGVYFLTQQLLPLLADGGAIVNFSTGLARFTTPGYSAYASMKGAIETLTKYLAKELGSRGIRANIVAPGIVKTDFTKAAREAHPQLEQYMSGNTALGRIGEPDDIGPVVSFLCSDAARWVNAQRLEASGGYSL
- a CDS encoding helix-turn-helix transcriptional regulator, which codes for MPTPIPKKILARQHEITADFRREVDQHLADIVAGRATEMWEIRDLAARLCIHPTHLSNTVKLTTGHSPCTYFEARIMDIARQQLQDPHRSVADIAQGLTFDPSNFTKFFKRFEGCTPLQYRERVRAEQRAAPAEKTETVTI
- a CDS encoding amidase yields the protein MNRRLFLRTGSLAGLAVSTLSLSACSRDTAATPPHTADEAAAPPFELHEATIASLQEKMSSGQLTARRITELYLKRIEDVDRNGPKLNSVIEVNPDALTLADQLDQERKAGKVRGPLHGIPVLVKDNIDTADKQQTTAGSLALAGHRARQDAFIVKKLREAGAVVLGKTNLSEWANFRSTRSTSGWSSRGSQTKNPYILDRTPSGSSSGSGVAVAANLCAVAIGTETDGSVVSPASCNGIVGIKPTVGLLSRAGIIPISSTQDTAGPMARTVRDAAVLLGALAGVDTADAVTQESQGKAQPDYTKFLDPNGLRGKRLGVEKGHLTGSSDAVPLLRQAVELLRAQGATVVEVEVEKLTDPLGEAEYDVLLYEFKDGVNKYLATAGAPVKTLADVIAFNSRNKAKVMPFFQQEILEASQKLEGLDSPKYQAARRKSHDGARAALDKVLRTGRLDGLVAVTSGPATGIDLINGDSWKGPGFSSPAAMAGYPHITVPMGQAHGLPVGLSFVGGAYQEGPLLTLAYAYEQAAKKRAAPEFRGPFVG
- a CDS encoding OBAP family protein, with translation MRRFLIALPALLVLAACGDQNTTSPVTAPGAEKSTKTKVLEAGADVLQGKAPLRQLDMYLNGFHFYGGNMKGQMEAHHFCQKLNEDVTQCVIYDGNGAGAKIMGIEYIVSRRLFEQLPEAEKKLWHSHAYEVKSGTLVAPGLPDVAEHELMEQIVSTYGKTLHTWHTDRDKELPFGAPQLMMGFTKDGQADTAMVAQRDQRLNVSSREKRRQRADIQAPPVLPGADAWEKGEVRQFDVVDHATPGHAH
- a CDS encoding 2'-5' RNA ligase family protein, whose product is MALPVSLPMLAITSLLNPQNAERINRIIKSLEVEFGLDDVQATPDPHITYQLAGVRKLSSLKKVLREVAHTTKPFVAHTTGLGLFPGPNPVIYIPVLRSDALNQLHYRITQATKPLCLRTDKFSGPDCWLPHISLALHDTTPELLGPVLQYLNTQTFNLKLTINNIAILRQEGELFVQEKCFFFEGHKHEPAPTLFESSQS